The following proteins are encoded in a genomic region of Pelodictyon phaeoclathratiforme BU-1:
- a CDS encoding discoidin domain-containing protein: MQHHAFGKIIKGIALLSFALIASPRLQASPIDPVGVTGEGEYTNDAQMLIDGYMPDQASTFDGPDCVFWSDPRVSFEIDLGSVYYVDRIVMQVDNNDDYLIEASLDGRYFSRMLFLNSQLGEIGWGMETVSTERGSRHYVPLRFTPAKARYLRVSGHGGDRLYAVSEVRIFGSRPFRPFRPLR; this comes from the coding sequence ATGCAACACCATGCTTTTGGAAAAATAATTAAAGGGATAGCGTTACTCTCTTTTGCACTCATTGCCTCTCCCCGCCTGCAGGCATCACCGATTGATCCGGTTGGCGTCACCGGTGAGGGAGAGTATACCAATGACGCTCAAATGCTCATTGATGGCTACATGCCTGACCAGGCATCTACATTCGACGGTCCGGATTGTGTTTTCTGGTCTGATCCGCGCGTCTCATTCGAAATTGACCTTGGTTCAGTGTACTACGTTGACAGGATTGTCATGCAGGTAGACAACAACGACGACTATCTGATAGAAGCATCACTTGACGGCCGATATTTTTCAAGAATGTTATTCCTGAACAGTCAACTTGGTGAAATTGGATGGGGTATGGAAACGGTCAGTACCGAAAGAGGCAGTCGCCATTATGTCCCGTTGCGGTTTACACCAGCAAAAGCCAGGTATCTCAGGGTGTCGGGACATGGCGGTGATCGGCTTTATGCCGTCTCAGAGGTCAGAATTTTCGGCAGCCGGCCATTCCGGCCATTTCGGCCTCTCCGGTAA
- a CDS encoding chlorosome envelope protein B → MKTVGSLAQQQLELINLGFKAAGEVIEPLVKTSSDLVGNVLNTVGQIVQNITCALTPKK, encoded by the coding sequence TTGAAGACTGTCGGATCTCTTGCCCAGCAGCAGCTTGAATTGATAAACCTCGGATTCAAGGCCGCAGGTGAGGTTATTGAGCCTCTTGTCAAAACATCTTCTGATCTTGTTGGCAATGTTTTGAACACCGTCGGTCAGATTGTCCAGAACATCACCTGTGCTCTTACGCCCAAGAAATAA
- a CDS encoding SRPBCC family protein translates to MAFTVVINMQRGFDTPCTPEKVFALLADVPRSASHFPKVDQLLDLGGNAFRWEMEKIAIGGYTLQQTIYACHYTADPLTMHVAWTPVPGVGNAIVQGEWTIQPKEGGGTTVSISTKGDLTVDFPSFLEFMISPLVVMEFTGMIERYLANLQQSFIAL, encoded by the coding sequence ATGGCATTTACTGTCGTAATCAACATGCAAAGAGGGTTTGATACCCCCTGTACTCCCGAAAAAGTTTTTGCACTGCTTGCTGATGTTCCCCGTTCTGCCTCTCATTTCCCCAAAGTAGATCAGCTTCTCGATCTTGGCGGAAACGCTTTTCGCTGGGAGATGGAAAAAATAGCTATCGGTGGTTACACCCTGCAGCAGACGATCTATGCCTGCCACTATACGGCCGATCCCCTCACCATGCATGTTGCATGGACGCCGGTTCCGGGTGTTGGCAATGCCATTGTTCAGGGTGAGTGGACGATACAGCCAAAAGAGGGGGGGGGCACAACGGTCTCTATTTCAACCAAAGGTGACCTGACGGTTGATTTTCCCTCCTTTCTGGAATTCATGATCTCCCCGCTGGTGGTTATGGAATTTACCGGCATGATAGAACGCTACCTCGCGAACCTGCAGCAGAGCTTCATTGCCCTCTGA
- a CDS encoding L,D-transpeptidase family protein, protein MIGILLFCLAFSPLPPVPVKPAPVPQEQLQPQKEFQPAVAEKIRGRFLHQLRQTTQPDPVERLYAARGFQPVWTNKAMIDELITAIGEAANDGLDPADYRIREIRALSGKSEVTSDQAACYDVLMTNSLLSLAVHLRYGRVDPETLDTHWNSRQTRNGSIVENKLHHAIASGHIADALKELRLQHPKYEQLRKGLVRYRTIARAGGWPVLAEGPKLQEGARGKRVMLLRQRLRVSGDIAVLNTDTSTVYNREVVEAVKHFQKRNGMVADGVVGATTLRVMNIPVERRIDEIRLNLERYRWFLRDLEPTAIMVNIPRFTLQYIENGQDKWETRVITGKPPRETPLFKADMQYVILNPRWVIPPTILAKDALPALRKSNSYLNRKRLTIIDRNGAVIDPVSVNWSQYSGGNFPYRLQQSSGDHGALGRIKFLLPNRYIVYLHDTPNKELFAASKRLFSSGCVRVENPVDLATLVLQDSVRWSKVKILSAIKSGKTKTVLLPKRIPVYLLYLTVTPEGDELFFRDDVYNRDERLLKALNKPLPQYKTESCGL, encoded by the coding sequence ATGATTGGTATTCTTCTTTTCTGCCTTGCCTTTAGTCCGCTACCACCTGTACCGGTCAAACCTGCTCCTGTGCCGCAGGAACAGCTACAGCCGCAGAAAGAGTTTCAGCCTGCCGTAGCCGAGAAGATACGAGGTCGTTTTCTCCATCAACTTCGCCAGACCACTCAACCAGACCCTGTTGAACGGCTCTATGCTGCAAGGGGGTTTCAGCCTGTATGGACAAATAAGGCAATGATTGATGAGCTGATTACGGCAATTGGGGAGGCTGCCAATGATGGTCTTGATCCGGCAGACTACCGAATCAGGGAGATCAGGGCCCTATCCGGCAAGTCAGAAGTGACCTCTGATCAGGCAGCCTGTTACGATGTTCTGATGACCAACTCCCTTCTCTCTCTTGCAGTTCATCTCCGCTATGGGAGGGTTGATCCCGAAACTCTTGATACCCACTGGAACAGTCGTCAAACGAGGAACGGGAGTATTGTTGAGAACAAGCTCCATCACGCCATTGCCTCTGGCCATATCGCTGACGCTTTGAAAGAACTTCGATTACAGCATCCCAAATATGAGCAGCTTCGAAAAGGGCTTGTACGCTATCGCACCATTGCGCGTGCCGGCGGCTGGCCAGTTTTGGCGGAGGGTCCGAAGCTGCAAGAGGGAGCAAGGGGGAAGCGGGTCATGCTGTTGCGTCAGCGACTCCGGGTATCGGGTGATATTGCTGTTCTGAATACGGATACTTCAACTGTTTACAACAGAGAGGTGGTCGAAGCCGTCAAGCACTTTCAGAAGCGGAACGGTATGGTCGCCGATGGCGTGGTTGGAGCAACTACCCTCCGTGTCATGAATATACCGGTGGAGCGCCGAATTGATGAGATTCGTCTCAATCTCGAACGGTATCGATGGTTTTTGCGTGATCTTGAACCGACAGCCATTATGGTGAACATTCCGCGCTTTACCCTGCAGTATATCGAAAATGGTCAAGACAAGTGGGAAACACGCGTTATTACGGGAAAACCTCCGCGTGAAACTCCGCTCTTCAAGGCGGATATGCAATATGTTATCCTGAATCCCAGGTGGGTCATTCCGCCAACCATTCTTGCAAAGGATGCGTTACCCGCTTTGCGTAAAAGCAATTCATATCTGAACCGTAAAAGGTTGACCATTATTGATCGGAACGGAGCGGTCATTGATCCTGTATCGGTTAACTGGTCGCAATACTCGGGAGGGAACTTTCCCTATCGCCTCCAGCAGAGTTCCGGAGATCACGGCGCATTGGGCAGAATCAAGTTCCTGCTTCCCAATCGCTACATTGTCTATCTGCACGATACGCCAAACAAAGAGCTTTTTGCAGCGAGTAAAAGACTCTTCAGTTCAGGGTGTGTCAGAGTAGAAAATCCTGTTGACCTTGCAACCCTGGTCTTGCAGGACAGCGTCCGATGGAGCAAAGTAAAGATACTTTCCGCAATCAAGAGTGGAAAAACAAAAACTGTACTCCTTCCCAAACGGATTCCGGTCTATCTCCTTTACCTGACAGTTACGCCTGAGGGTGATGAGCTCTTTTTCCGTGACGATGTTTACAACCGTGACGAACGATTACTGAAAGCACTGAACAAACCTCTTCCTCAATACAAAACGGAAAGCTGCGGCTTGTAA
- a CDS encoding murein L,D-transpeptidase catalytic domain family protein — MNRLLIVLFMMVMTAFPVAGHSFAFDINPFQKTSSIFAQFPELRDKINSKVLDLALAGYTALKEQGKVNRDGILTVIDFNRPSVDQRLFVIDVKRGQLLYSGLVAHGKGSGDIYPQSFSNIPGSHQSSLGFYTTGDTYDGKNGYSLRLQGLEQGVNDKAESRSIVIHGADYVSYDFIKKNGRLGRSEGCPAISFESFQQVIDLIKGGSCLFIYHGGKEHADKSPLAAPDLARRKPVSGHVS, encoded by the coding sequence ATGAATCGATTGCTGATTGTGCTTTTTATGATGGTTATGACGGCGTTTCCCGTAGCCGGACACTCGTTTGCTTTTGATATCAATCCTTTTCAGAAAACCAGTTCCATATTCGCCCAATTTCCTGAGCTCAGAGACAAGATCAATTCGAAAGTGCTTGATCTTGCCCTTGCCGGTTATACTGCTCTCAAGGAGCAGGGAAAGGTAAACCGTGATGGTATTCTGACGGTCATCGATTTTAACCGTCCTTCAGTTGATCAACGCCTTTTTGTTATTGATGTCAAGCGCGGCCAACTGCTCTACTCAGGCCTTGTTGCGCATGGCAAAGGCAGTGGCGATATCTATCCGCAAAGTTTTTCAAATATTCCAGGTTCCCATCAGAGCAGTCTCGGCTTTTATACAACAGGGGATACCTATGATGGGAAGAATGGCTATTCGCTCAGGCTTCAGGGTTTGGAGCAGGGGGTTAACGACAAGGCTGAGTCAAGGAGTATTGTCATTCATGGCGCTGACTACGTTTCTTACGATTTTATCAAAAAGAACGGGCGTCTTGGCAGAAGTGAAGGGTGTCCTGCAATCTCCTTTGAGAGTTTTCAACAGGTTATTGACCTTATCAAAGGAGGAAGCTGCCTTTTTATCTACCACGGTGGCAAAGAGCATGCAGATAAATCCCCTCTTGCTGCTCCTGATCTTGCCCGTCGGAAGCCTGTTTCTGGCCATGTTTCATAA
- a CDS encoding SIMPL domain-containing protein: MKKGSMKKRPIFFTLWLFFITAGISSTACSEESQVLVSASGTVSVKPDIAEFGVVVKTDAKSADKAAAETAEKYRRVQAALRAAAVPLEDAPTASYTVSPLWEWNQSLGKSLLKGYSARHTIMVKVRTLGLIGRAIDAAVQAGADEVQGITFSSGSYEALRQQALAAAVSNARRDGEIMARAAGGHLGQLIEVSVSQPLYGGRPVMDAMALRAAPAAPAPTEIAPSEQDIVVTVNSRWRFVPAPATK, from the coding sequence ATGAAAAAGGGATCAATGAAAAAACGACCGATTTTTTTTACACTCTGGCTGTTTTTCATAACAGCAGGTATCTCCTCAACAGCTTGTTCTGAGGAGAGTCAGGTTCTGGTGTCAGCTTCTGGTACCGTTTCGGTAAAGCCTGATATTGCGGAATTCGGGGTTGTCGTTAAAACGGATGCTAAAAGTGCCGACAAGGCTGCTGCCGAGACTGCCGAAAAGTATCGTCGTGTGCAGGCTGCACTCAGGGCTGCGGCTGTTCCTCTTGAAGATGCGCCAACAGCAAGTTATACGGTCTCTCCTCTCTGGGAGTGGAATCAGTCGCTGGGAAAGAGTTTGCTGAAAGGCTACAGTGCACGCCATACGATCATGGTGAAGGTGCGTACGCTGGGCTTGATCGGCAGGGCCATTGATGCTGCCGTACAGGCTGGAGCCGATGAGGTGCAGGGTATCACTTTTTCATCAGGCAGTTACGAAGCGCTGCGTCAGCAGGCTCTGGCTGCTGCGGTCAGTAATGCCCGCAGGGATGGAGAAATCATGGCCCGGGCCGCAGGCGGGCATCTTGGCCAGTTGATTGAGGTCAGCGTCAGTCAGCCACTCTATGGCGGCAGACCGGTCATGGATGCTATGGCATTAAGGGCTGCTCCGGCGGCGCCAGCTCCGACTGAAATCGCCCCCTCTGAGCAGGATATTGTTGTCACCGTCAATTCCCGCTGGCGTTTTGTTCCGGCTCCGGCCACTAAATAA
- a CDS encoding C40 family peptidase: MKTFFNDVTKYFGTRYRWGGQTPAGFDCSGFVGFMYDKVFNMRLPRTSREMSAIGTKVDKDQLQPGDLVFFQTRGRGINHVGIFIGANTFVHSSLSRGVVEEQLKQNFYEKQFAGAVRILELSVNKLPVTAPVLSDKVETINPS; this comes from the coding sequence ATGAAGACATTTTTTAATGATGTCACCAAATATTTTGGTACACGATACCGTTGGGGTGGTCAGACTCCTGCAGGATTTGACTGTTCCGGTTTTGTGGGGTTTATGTACGACAAGGTCTTCAATATGCGTCTTCCGCGTACATCAAGGGAGATGTCTGCCATTGGTACAAAAGTTGACAAAGATCAACTTCAGCCCGGAGATCTGGTCTTTTTTCAGACAAGAGGCAGAGGCATTAACCATGTTGGGATCTTTATCGGTGCAAATACCTTTGTTCATTCATCACTATCAAGGGGGGTTGTCGAAGAACAGCTCAAGCAGAATTTCTATGAGAAACAGTTTGCCGGAGCTGTGCGCATTCTGGAATTGTCAGTAAATAAACTTCCGGTTACGGCGCCGGTTTTATCCGATAAGGTCGAGACGATAAACCCCTCCTGA
- a CDS encoding CapA family protein encodes MSDKQLLAAPEIVNVRKKALITGDATLTIVAVGDIMMGSTYPSSDYLPPKHKRLLQPLYTILNDADLTFANLEGPVLNSGGKVKQCSDPAKCFAFRQPESCLEQFREAGVDMFSLANNHTNDFGSEGRDNTCKVLRERGFYFAGLEKCPWDTVTVKGVRIGLTAFAPTRGCLQINDYNLVRQIVTKLKKMCDVVIVSFHGGAEGSAHSHVTKNKEIFYGENRGNVYEFARIAIDAGADVVLGHGPHVTRAIDCYKGRFIAYSMGNFCTYRQFNLKGLNGIAPLFKLRIKRDGTFIDGRVISIKQLDDGGPVIDEQNRANEQIKALTASDLPELPVNFGENGFFNFTKASTYKPHVR; translated from the coding sequence GTGTCAGACAAGCAACTTCTGGCAGCGCCGGAGATCGTTAACGTCAGGAAAAAAGCGCTCATCACCGGGGATGCAACGCTGACCATCGTGGCTGTAGGGGATATAATGATGGGATCCACTTATCCCTCATCTGATTATCTTCCACCAAAGCATAAACGGCTGTTACAGCCACTCTACACCATCCTTAACGATGCGGATCTTACGTTTGCCAATCTGGAAGGCCCTGTTTTAAATAGCGGAGGAAAGGTCAAGCAATGCTCAGATCCGGCCAAATGTTTTGCCTTCCGTCAGCCAGAATCTTGTCTTGAGCAGTTCAGGGAGGCTGGAGTGGACATGTTTTCATTGGCAAACAATCATACCAATGATTTTGGTTCTGAAGGGCGCGATAATACCTGCAAGGTTCTCAGAGAGAGGGGTTTTTATTTCGCAGGGTTAGAAAAATGTCCATGGGACACGGTTACGGTAAAGGGGGTCAGAATCGGTTTGACTGCCTTTGCTCCGACGAGGGGCTGCCTGCAGATTAACGACTATAATCTCGTGCGGCAGATTGTTACGAAACTGAAAAAAATGTGTGACGTTGTCATTGTCTCTTTTCATGGAGGAGCAGAAGGATCCGCACACTCCCACGTTACAAAAAACAAAGAAATTTTTTATGGAGAGAACAGGGGAAATGTTTATGAATTTGCCCGCATCGCCATTGATGCCGGTGCAGATGTCGTACTGGGTCACGGGCCGCACGTGACACGTGCAATTGATTGTTACAAGGGGCGATTTATCGCCTATTCAATGGGGAACTTTTGTACATATCGTCAATTTAATCTGAAGGGTCTCAACGGTATTGCGCCACTCTTTAAGCTACGCATTAAACGAGATGGTACGTTTATTGATGGCAGGGTAATCTCAATAAAACAGCTTGATGATGGAGGCCCTGTAATCGATGAACAGAATCGGGCGAATGAGCAAATCAAGGCGCTTACTGCATCAGATTTACCTGAATTACCGGTCAATTTCGGTGAGAATGGCTTTTTCAACTTTACGAAAGCGTCAACGTACAAGCCGCATGTACGGTAA
- a CDS encoding SGNH/GDSL hydrolase family protein: MKVLPPFLIVLFFLLVMTSQNGSTKPVHKRHAVTAVHKRHVTAHTGKRHSVAVKGRKGSKAAAHRRRRAGATHRSRTYRSRIQIQTMPDTLRYAFINSERNRITNPEHLNVLSEKLKLAVVSEKKVVSIVHLGDSHIQADMMTSVMRKGLQSRYGNAGRGILFPWQLARTNAPSDIWSLSDKVWSAGRISLVNNPVECGICGYGLQSDSSDFVLEIGLKPGKGDTFDSLRLFTGKNSSALKIRYNGEEGQMEGIVPASAQVGKQIVFGMKASSIALSREVPDSTAFQFYGVSFEKRDAKGVIYHSIGVNGAEFASYNRSPLFFEQIGALNADCYIISLGTNEAQNQKLNAEEFGLQVRVMITHLKRISPAALFIITTPPPSCYHRTTINPEIGRVRDELVKISNEEQISSWDLYGIVGGEAGLAPFQTYGLFRPDLIHFSRAGYELQADMFLSALLKIMEK, encoded by the coding sequence ATGAAAGTATTGCCACCATTTTTGATCGTTCTTTTTTTTCTTCTTGTCATGACATCGCAAAATGGCAGTACGAAACCCGTGCACAAAAGGCACGCAGTAACTGCTGTACACAAAAGGCATGTTACAGCACACACCGGCAAGCGGCACTCCGTGGCAGTGAAAGGCAGAAAAGGCTCAAAAGCTGCAGCTCACAGGAGGCGTCGAGCAGGAGCAACACACAGAAGCCGTACCTATCGTTCACGTATCCAAATTCAGACTATGCCGGATACGCTTCGTTACGCTTTCATCAACAGTGAACGTAATCGGATTACCAACCCTGAGCATCTGAATGTCTTATCAGAGAAACTGAAGTTGGCTGTTGTATCAGAAAAAAAGGTTGTCAGTATTGTTCATCTTGGTGATTCACATATCCAGGCTGACATGATGACCAGCGTCATGAGAAAGGGATTGCAGAGCCGTTATGGCAATGCTGGCCGGGGAATCCTCTTTCCCTGGCAGTTGGCCAGAACAAATGCACCCTCCGACATATGGTCATTATCAGACAAGGTGTGGTCAGCAGGGCGCATCTCGTTGGTTAACAATCCTGTGGAGTGCGGGATTTGCGGCTATGGATTGCAAAGTGACTCTTCTGATTTTGTTCTTGAAATCGGATTGAAACCAGGAAAGGGAGATACATTCGACAGTTTACGCTTGTTTACCGGAAAAAATAGCAGCGCACTAAAAATACGCTATAATGGAGAGGAAGGGCAAATGGAGGGGATTGTGCCAGCGAGTGCGCAGGTCGGTAAGCAGATCGTTTTTGGTATGAAAGCCAGTTCGATTGCGCTTTCCAGAGAAGTTCCTGATTCCACGGCATTTCAGTTTTATGGAGTTTCATTCGAAAAGCGAGATGCGAAGGGAGTTATTTATCATTCGATTGGAGTTAACGGCGCTGAATTTGCCTCTTATAATCGCTCACCTCTTTTCTTTGAACAGATTGGCGCACTGAATGCAGATTGTTATATCATCTCTCTCGGAACCAATGAGGCCCAGAACCAGAAATTGAATGCCGAGGAATTTGGTTTGCAGGTCAGGGTAATGATCACGCACCTTAAACGTATATCTCCGGCGGCTCTTTTTATTATCACGACTCCGCCCCCATCTTGTTACCATCGAACAACAATCAACCCGGAAATCGGGCGAGTCAGGGATGAGCTGGTAAAGATCAGTAATGAGGAGCAGATCAGTTCATGGGATCTCTACGGTATTGTGGGAGGCGAAGCAGGCCTTGCACCGTTTCAGACCTATGGACTTTTCCGTCCGGACCTGATCCATTTCAGTCGGGCGGGATATGAACTTCAGGCTGATATGTTCCTTTCTGCATTACTTAAAATTATGGAAAAATAA
- a CDS encoding MBOAT family O-acyltransferase, whose translation MDFFIIDGAAVIRQLLYDPQNPLLFNNGFFVYFFFLLILFYYLFREKYTIRTLILSLFSLYFFYKASGSFVLLVIISAVIDFFLSNLIYKQKNFAAKRSLLALSIVSNLGLLFYFKYTNFFLEICNNSFNAGFNPLNILLPVGISFYTFENLSYTIDVYHGKIEPEKKFLNYLLFLSFFPKLVMGPIVRASDFIPQLKKPYVVTGRDFTEGFYLIVTGLFKKVVISDYITINFVNYIFDAPSLHTGMECLLAVYGYALVIYCDFSGYSDVAIGIAKWLGITIPDNFNSPYQSASITEFWRRWHISLSSWLRDYLYIPLGGNRHGTFRTYINLFITMLLGGLWHGASWNFIVWGGLHGGALAVHKLWSGLTKKEDKSSSWWGRILSIILTFHVVCLGWIFFRASSFDLAFQMMQQIAFDFSFDALTPFIDNYSSVLIMIALGFVLHFLPASITEMVKSGLERMPLVGAILVFIAFVAVYAFFKTAEPVMPIYLQF comes from the coding sequence ATGGATTTTTTTATAATTGATGGCGCTGCCGTTATCCGACAGCTTCTCTATGATCCTCAAAATCCGCTGCTTTTCAACAACGGTTTTTTTGTGTACTTCTTTTTTCTCTTAATTCTTTTCTACTATCTGTTCAGGGAAAAATATACTATCCGTACGTTGATCCTCTCACTGTTTTCACTTTATTTCTTCTATAAAGCAAGTGGGAGTTTCGTGTTGCTTGTTATCATTTCGGCTGTTATCGATTTTTTCCTCTCAAATCTTATTTACAAACAGAAAAATTTCGCAGCAAAACGATCTCTGCTTGCATTGAGTATTGTGAGTAATCTGGGTCTTCTTTTTTATTTCAAGTACACGAATTTTTTTCTTGAGATATGCAATAACTCCTTTAATGCAGGTTTTAATCCTCTCAACATTCTTCTGCCTGTTGGGATTTCATTTTATACGTTTGAAAACCTCAGTTATACCATTGATGTGTATCACGGGAAAATCGAGCCGGAAAAGAAGTTTCTGAATTACCTGCTCTTTCTCTCCTTTTTCCCGAAGTTGGTCATGGGTCCGATAGTCAGAGCAAGCGACTTTATTCCCCAACTTAAAAAGCCCTATGTGGTGACCGGGCGTGATTTCACCGAAGGGTTCTATCTTATAGTTACAGGATTGTTTAAAAAAGTCGTTATATCCGATTATATAACCATCAATTTTGTTAACTATATTTTTGATGCACCCTCCCTGCATACGGGAATGGAGTGTTTGCTTGCTGTCTATGGTTATGCTCTTGTCATCTACTGCGATTTCAGTGGCTATAGTGATGTGGCCATAGGTATAGCCAAATGGCTTGGCATTACCATCCCTGATAACTTTAATTCGCCTTACCAAAGCGCTTCAATTACCGAGTTCTGGCGAAGGTGGCATATCTCCCTCTCAAGCTGGCTCCGTGACTATCTCTACATCCCTCTTGGCGGTAACCGCCATGGGACTTTCCGTACCTATATAAACCTCTTTATCACGATGTTGCTTGGTGGCTTGTGGCATGGAGCAAGCTGGAATTTCATTGTGTGGGGTGGATTGCATGGAGGGGCGCTTGCTGTGCACAAGTTATGGAGTGGTCTGACCAAAAAGGAGGACAAGAGCAGTTCCTGGTGGGGCCGTATCTTATCCATAATCCTGACCTTTCATGTTGTCTGTCTGGGCTGGATATTTTTTCGTGCCTCAAGTTTTGATCTTGCATTTCAGATGATGCAGCAGATAGCATTCGATTTCTCATTTGATGCGCTTACACCGTTTATTGATAATTACAGCTCTGTCCTCATCATGATAGCCCTTGGCTTTGTTCTGCATTTTCTCCCGGCCAGCATAACGGAAATGGTCAAGTCAGGATTGGAGAGAATGCCCCTTGTTGGTGCCATCCTCGTTTTTATTGCATTTGTCGCCGTATATGCATTTTTTAAAACAGCAGAGCCCGTCATGCCGATATACCTCCAGTTTTGA
- a CDS encoding SGNH/GDSL hydrolase family protein yields MQNHNKKVVLFTAISFFLLLIASCFSSQLSSYWPLFSKVDILSDIKISVIPPQESVAPTLKYASKTDASDSLAALNHAHPDSLSFNQYLLPGVIVDFKADTTRPVLPKMMQKLEALNRGEKVKLRIAWFGDSLIEGDLITQTVRELMQNQFSGNRGVGFVSCKSVTAGYRISATARSTGFWQDDNFKTRSFKDPLFFSGHVFYSAGGKLFLKDNTVKDSSQVLEKWLLCGPADSNTVIMVNNESLPIAAPHLFNRILLDKSPRKSVELSVPSKRVALYGVSCEPEYGVMIDNFSFRGISGFELRGFEEEFIDEISQNGTYDLIVIQYGVNMMFRPHDKNFDYYFQGMDPALKKLRQHLPNAEFLMVSCTDRAFRYGSEWRTAEGLDALLKTQATLAFENKIPFFNLYQTMGGNGTIVKWAEGSERLAAKDYIHASPRGATILGQHFFHAFMKDYQKLHGKSMYNYGFFYN; encoded by the coding sequence ATGCAAAACCACAATAAAAAGGTAGTTCTATTTACCGCCATCTCTTTTTTTCTTTTACTTATTGCGTCATGCTTTTCAAGTCAGCTTTCCTCTTATTGGCCTCTATTCAGCAAGGTTGATATCCTGTCCGATATCAAAATATCTGTTATACCTCCTCAGGAATCGGTAGCGCCAACCCTCAAGTATGCCAGCAAGACTGATGCTTCTGATTCTCTGGCGGCACTGAACCACGCTCATCCTGACAGCTTGTCGTTCAATCAGTATCTTCTTCCTGGTGTGATTGTTGATTTTAAGGCAGACACCACTCGACCTGTGCTTCCAAAAATGATGCAAAAACTTGAGGCACTCAACAGGGGAGAAAAAGTCAAGCTCAGGATTGCGTGGTTTGGGGATTCGCTGATTGAAGGTGATCTGATTACACAGACCGTTCGGGAGTTGATGCAGAATCAATTTTCAGGAAACCGTGGAGTTGGATTTGTCTCCTGTAAATCGGTTACTGCCGGGTACAGAATCAGTGCCACCGCAAGATCGACGGGTTTCTGGCAGGATGACAATTTTAAAACCAGATCATTTAAAGACCCTCTTTTTTTCTCGGGTCATGTTTTTTATTCTGCAGGAGGCAAACTCTTTCTGAAAGACAATACCGTCAAGGATTCTTCTCAGGTACTGGAAAAATGGCTGCTATGTGGTCCAGCCGACTCCAATACGGTTATCATGGTGAACAATGAGAGCTTACCGATTGCAGCGCCACATCTGTTTAACAGAATTCTTCTTGACAAATCACCCCGAAAATCAGTAGAGCTTTCGGTGCCATCAAAAAGAGTTGCTCTCTACGGTGTAAGCTGTGAACCGGAATATGGAGTGATGATCGATAATTTTTCATTCAGGGGGATCAGTGGTTTCGAACTAAGAGGGTTTGAGGAGGAGTTTATTGACGAGATATCTCAAAATGGCACCTATGATCTCATCGTCATTCAGTATGGTGTCAATATGATGTTCAGGCCACACGATAAAAACTTCGATTACTATTTCCAGGGGATGGATCCTGCACTGAAAAAACTCAGGCAACATCTTCCGAATGCCGAGTTTTTAATGGTAAGCTGTACTGACAGGGCATTTCGTTATGGGTCGGAATGGAGGACGGCCGAAGGGTTGGATGCGCTCCTGAAAACGCAGGCAACTCTCGCATTTGAAAACAAAATTCCGTTTTTCAACCTTTACCAGACAATGGGAGGAAACGGGACAATCGTCAAATGGGCAGAGGGTAGTGAACGACTTGCTGCAAAGGATTATATCCATGCTTCGCCACGCGGAGCCACCATCCTTGGTCAACACTTTTTTCATGCGTTCATGAAGGATTATCAGAAACTCCACGGGAAATCAATGTATAATTATGGATTTTTTTATAATTGA